One window from the genome of Asterias rubens chromosome 11, eAstRub1.3, whole genome shotgun sequence encodes:
- the LOC117296306 gene encoding tubulin alpha-1 chain-like: MGNACWELYCLEHGIQPDGQMPSDKTVGGGDDSFNTFFSETGAGKHVPRAVFIDLEPTVIDEVRTGKYRQLFHPEQMITGKEDAANNYARGHYTVGRESVDNVIDIIHKMTEQCSGLQGFFVFHSFGGGTGSGFSALLMERLSMDYGKKSKLEFAVYPAPQMASAVVEPYNSILTTHTTLEHTDCAFMVDNEAIYEICKRNLKIEMPTFANLNRLIAQIVSTVTASLRFDGALNVDLNEFQTNLVPYPRIHFPLVTYAPVVSVEKASHEQHDVPELTYACFEPANQMVKCDPRHGKYMACCLLYRGDVVPKDVNAAIATIKTKRTIQFVDWCPTGFKVGINYQPPTVVPGGDLAKVQRAVCMLSNTTAIAEAWARLDHKFDLMYAKRAFVHWYVGEGMEEGEFSEARENLAALEKDYEEVGVDSIIEDSDEEYDADEI, translated from the exons ATGGGCAATGCCTGCTGGGAGCTGTACTGCCTGGAGCACGGCATCCAGCCTGATGGTCAGATGCCCAGTGACAAGACTGTTGGGGGTGGAGACGACTCCTTCAACACCTTCTTTAGTGAGACCGGGGCCGGCAAGCATGTCCCTCGTGCCGTCTTCATCGATCTGGAACCCACAGTGATTG ATGAGGTTCGAACTGGCAAGTACCGCCAGCTCTTCCACCCCGAGCAGATGATCACTGGGAAGGAGGATGCCGCCAATAACTACGCCAGGGGGCACTACACCGTCGGTAGAGAGTCTGTCGATAACGTCATTGATATAATTCATAAGATG ACTGAACAGTGTTCCGGTCTTCAGGGCTTTTTCGTCTTCCACAGTTTCGGTGGTGGCACCGGGTCGGGCTTCAGTGCCCTGCTCATGGAGCGACTATCAATGGACTACGGCAAGAAGTCCAAGCTGGAGTTTGCCGTCTACCCTGCTCCACAGATGGCCTCGGCGGTGGTGGAGCCTTACAACTCCATCCTCACCACTCACACCACCCTTGAGCACACCGATTGTGCCTTCATGGTCGACAACGAAGCCATCTACGAAATCTGCAAGCGTAACCTCAAAATCGAAATGCCGACTTTCGCAAATCTTAACCGCCTTATTGCGCAGATTGTGTCGACAGTGACCGCGTCTTTGCGTTTCGACGGCGCCCTCAACGTCGACCTGAATGAGTTTCAGACAAACTTGGTACCCTACCCGAGGATCCACTTTCCGCTTGTGACGTATGCACCTGTGGTTTCCGTCGAGAAGGCAAGTCATGAGCAACATGACGTTCCTGAGCTCACTTATGCCTGTTTCGAGCCGGCCAACCAGATGGTGAAGTGCGATCCCCGTCACGGCAAGTACATGGCTTGCTGCCTCCTGTACCGTGGTGATGTCGTCCCCAAGGATGTCAACGCTGCCATCGCAACCATCAAGACCAAGCGTACCATCCAGTTCGTTGACTGGTGTCCAACTGGCTTCAAGGTTGGCATCAACTACCAGCCACCCACCGTGGTGCCTGGTGGCGATCTGGCCAAGGTGCAGCGTGCCGTCTGCATGCTGAGCAACACCACCGCCATCGCTGAGGCCTGGGCTCGTCTGGATCACAAGTTTGATCTGATGTACGCCAAGCGTGCCTTCGTCCACTGGTACGTAGGAGAGGGTATGGAGGAGGGTGAGTTCTCTGAGGCTCGTGAGAATCTGGCCGCCCTGGAGAAGGACTACGAGGAGGTTGGGGTCGACTCAATTATAGAGGACAGTGATGAAGAGTACGATGCAGATGAAATATAA
- the LOC117297011 gene encoding tubulin alpha chain-like, translating to MRECISIHVGQAGVQIGNACWELYCLEHGIQPDGQMPSDKTIGGGDDSFNTFFSETGAGKHVPRAVFVDLEPTVVDEVRRGPYRQLFHPEQLITGKEDAANNYARGHYTVGKEHVDTVLDRIRKLSDQCTGLQGFLVFHSFGGGTGSGFTSLLMERLSVDYGKKSKLEFAVYPAPQIASAVVEPYNSILTTHTTLEHTDCAFMVDNEAIYDICRRNLDIERPSYTNLNRLIAQIVSSITASLRFDGALNVDLTEFQTNLVPYPRIHFPLATYAPVVSAEKAYHEQLSVAEITNACFEPANQMVKCDPRHGKYMACCLLFRGDVVPKDVNAAIATIKTKRSIQFVDWCPTGFKVGINYQPPTVVPGGDLAKVQRAVCMLSNTTAIAEAWCRLDHKFDLMYAKRAFVHWYVGEGMEEGEFSEAREDLAALEKDYEEVGVDSNDADEDEDGADEY from the exons ATG CGTGAGTGTATCTCCATCCACGTCGGACAAGCCGGTGTACAAATCGGAAATGCCTGCTGGGAGCTGTACTGCCTGGAGCACGGCATCCAGCCTGATGGTCAGATGCCTAGTGACAAGACCATCGGAGGTGGAGACGACTCCTTCAACACCTTCTTCAGTGAGACCGGTGCCGGCAAGCACGTCCCCCGTGCTGTCTTCGTTGACTTGGAGCCCACAGTTGTCG ATGAGGTCCGAAGAGGTCCGTACCGGCAGCTCTTCCACCCTGAGCAGCTGATCACAGGCAAAGAGGATGCCGCCAACAACTACGCAAGAGGTCACTACACCGTCGGCAAGGAACACGTGGACACAGTCCTAGACAGAATCCGTAAACTG TCCGATCAGTGCACCGGTCTTCAGGGTTTCCTCGTCTTCCACAGCTTCGGTGGTGGTACCGGCTCTGGCTTCACATCCCTGTTGATGGAGCGTCTCTCTGTCGACTACGGCAAGAAGTCCAAGCTGGAGTTTGCTGTCTACCCTGCTCCTCAAATAGCCTCCGCTGTAGTAGAGCCTTACAACTCCATCCTCACCACTCACACCACCCTTGAGCACACCGATTGTGCCTTCATGGTCGACAACGAGGCCATCTACGACATCTGCCGTCGTAATCTCGACATTGAGCGACCGAGCTACACCAATCTAAACCGTCTGATTGCGCAAATCGTGTCCTCCATTACCGCTTCTTTGAGATTTGATGGCGCCCTCAATGTCGACTTGACGGAGTTCCAGACCAACTTGGTGCCCTATCCTCGCATCCACTTCCCTCTTGCCACCTACGCACCAGTAGTGTCTGCCGAGAAGGCCTACCATGAGCAGCTGAGTGTTGCAGAGATCACCAATGCCTGTTTCGAGCCGGCCAACCAGATGGTGAAGTGCGATCCCCGTCACGGCAAGTACATGGCTTGCTGCCTTCTCTTCCGCGGTGATGTCGTCCCCAAAGATGTCAACGCTGCCATCGCAACAATCAAGACCAAACGCTCCATCCAGTTCGTGGACTGGTGTCCAACTGGCTTCAAGGTGGGCATCAACTACCAGCCTCCTACCGTGGTGCCCGGTGGTGATCTGGCCAAGGTGCAGCGTGCCGTCTGCATGCTGAGCAACACCACCGCTATCGCCGAGGCTTGGTGTCGTCTGGATCATAAGTTTGATCTAATGTACGCCAAGCGTGCCTTCGTCCACTGGTATGTAGGAGAGGGTATGGAGGAGGGTGAGTTCTCTGAGGCTCGTGAGGATCTGGCTGCCCTGGAGAAGGACTATGAGGAGGTCGGGGTCGACTCCAATGATGCAGATGAAGACGAAGATGGTGCTGACGAATATTAG
- the LOC117296367 gene encoding uncharacterized protein LOC117296367 → MAMDESTSRVILWGVPMCLSTVFTRCMAARGNTEIFVEPYDNCHSFGPERRVAWPAQIHSADLVNDWQTYSWTTAKLERDYPQSVFVKDMAFAMDGKFEMLPGGYRHTFMIRDPVKVWSAYRKRITQLLSGEKNGVDSNLPGDLESYVSPSSVYKASYNLMDYVRSVLHQTPVVVDADDLAAHPGETLRRYCSEVGIPYKEDMLNFAAQKGTEENKWHCSKFFQWGGEQGGFYDKAMKSHSFLVNKTEYRMEDLPPDVVECVKRNQPWYEKMYALRLKPE, encoded by the coding sequence ATGGCCATGGATGAGTCTACGAGTCGCGTTATCCTTTGGGGTGTACCCATGTGCCTGTCCACAGTTTTCACGAGATGCATGGCGGCAAGAGGCAACACCGAAATCTTCGTGGAGCCCTACGACAACTGTCACAGTTTTGGCCCGGAGAGGCGCGTCGCATGGCCGGCCCAGATCCACTCGGCAGACCTGGTGAATGACTGGCAGACCTACAGTTGGACAACGGCTAAGCTGGAGAGGGATTATCCACAGTCTGTCTTTGTGAAGGACATGGCCTTCGCAATGGATGGGAAGTTTGAGATGCTACCGGGTGGTTACCGCCACACTTTCATGATCAGGGACCCCGTGAAGGTGTGGTCGGCCTACCGAAAGAGAATCACACAACTGTTGTCGGGTGAGAAAAATGGCGTCGACTCAAACCTACCGGGAGACCTTGAAAGCTACGTCAGCCCTTCATCCGTTTACAAGGCCAGTTATAATCTCATGGACTACGTGCGATCTGTTCTCCACCAGACACCGGTCGTTGTTGACGCCGATGATTTGGCTGCTCACCCCGGGGAGACCTTGCGCCGGTACTGCTCGGAAGTCGGCATCCCGTACAAGGAGGACATGTTAAACTTTGCCGCCCAAAAGGGCACAGAGGAGAATAAATGGCACTGCTCCAAGTTCTTTCAGTGGGGAGGGGAACAAGGTGGGTTCTATGACAAGGCGATGAAGAGTCACAGCTTCCTTGTCAACAAGACAGAGTACAGGATGGAGGACTTGCCTCCGGATGTTGTTGAATGCGTCAAGAGGAACCAGCCGTGGTATGAGAAAATGTACGCCTTGCGATTAAAACCAGAATAA